The following coding sequences are from one Leptospira bouyouniensis window:
- a CDS encoding helix-turn-helix domain-containing protein has translation MKITRTYSRLAKEAGALLGKEIQLARKEKAWSEQTLAERIGISRTTLQKIESGDMTVAIGLALEAAVILGISLFASESPSLSQSIQTASNKLTLMPKRIRTKTKKVKDDF, from the coding sequence ATGAAGATCACAAGAACCTATTCTCGTTTGGCAAAAGAAGCCGGTGCACTTCTCGGAAAAGAAATCCAGCTGGCCCGGAAAGAAAAGGCCTGGTCGGAACAAACACTTGCCGAACGCATTGGAATCTCTCGGACTACTTTACAAAAAATTGAATCAGGAGATATGACAGTGGCAATTGGATTGGCATTGGAAGCGGCCGTCATCCTTGGAATATCACTCTTTGCCAGTGAGAGTCCTTCCTTATCACAATCCATTCAAACTGCTTCAAACAAATTGACACTAATGCCAAAACGTATTCGAACCAAAACTAAGAAGGTGAAAGATGACTTCTAA
- a CDS encoding helix-turn-helix domain-containing protein gives MRQGIWIPARIESRRDLSIAEKVILSEIESFTSSGKCFASNEHFANLLGLKPDTVSRMISRLKKRGFVVQTGFDGRRRFLSLGSALDESTKLTEETTVHSQASVMVFSSPALDETTSPRQKNSMISTKDLYNGMLNKFPEATRKAVERVLFEGESPTSKHLARIVNSITAVVVGDG, from the coding sequence ATGAGACAAGGAATTTGGATCCCTGCTCGGATTGAGAGTAGGAGGGACCTTTCCATTGCTGAGAAGGTAATTCTTTCTGAAATTGAAAGTTTTACTTCGAGTGGAAAGTGTTTTGCATCAAACGAACATTTTGCGAATCTTCTGGGTTTGAAACCAGATACAGTTTCGCGTATGATTTCCAGACTGAAAAAACGCGGTTTTGTAGTTCAAACAGGTTTTGATGGCCGAAGACGCTTCTTATCCTTGGGGTCTGCTTTGGATGAAAGTACGAAGCTAACAGAAGAGACGACTGTCCATTCACAAGCCAGCGTAATGGTTTTTTCCTCTCCAGCCTTGGATGAAACAACATCTCCTCGACAGAAGAATTCAATGATTAGTACAAAAGATCTGTACAATGGTATGTTAAACAAATTTCCAGAAGCTACGAGAAAGGCCGTAGAACGTGTATTATTTGAAGGAGAATCTCCCACTTCGAAGCACTTGGCAAGGATTGTGAATTCGATTACAGCCGTGGTTGTGGGGGATGGGTGA
- a CDS encoding M23 family metallopeptidase codes for MQKEVYSLSDSDKKAIAELKTKLSGIKVSDNEPEMVKTREAIAYKNNDFIENLGKVGTEIQDLKEKIDRTKKEIDDLKKGNGLFTSTVDPTVLQMNLTSDLQKLETLNKEYNSIQGKYQDYNTKDTKKEMDHARELALTRLQDSVIENPFRQELRLNELALMGMEKGTEKYNDLKSKINSLKEKISEFDKAKNQLLNGTGEMQARAAEFILILNPTANVPRPTMTIESMTITNAIAQQGYDPTNKQPGILPGINLPGAKVTETEDGHSARPGKENYFAADIAAPYGSPYNPVAPGKATVHDSRSGYGKYVEVTHDYGVSTIYAHNSEFLIPSGTSVDVDPTTPIARVGNTGHTHSDTYPIGTPTYGGSHIHYEIRINGTKVPINSFDWERYKNEGQSYVNEVWENRPK; via the coding sequence GTGCAGAAAGAGGTATATTCCCTATCCGACTCGGATAAAAAGGCGATCGCCGAACTTAAAACAAAACTATCCGGAATCAAGGTATCTGACAATGAACCAGAGATGGTAAAAACAAGAGAAGCGATAGCCTATAAAAATAACGATTTTATTGAAAACTTGGGTAAAGTGGGGACAGAAATCCAAGACCTCAAGGAAAAAATTGACAGAACCAAAAAGGAAATAGATGATCTCAAAAAGGGGAATGGACTCTTTACATCGACAGTGGATCCAACTGTTTTACAAATGAATCTAACCTCAGATCTTCAGAAGCTAGAAACGTTGAACAAAGAATACAACTCGATCCAAGGAAAATACCAGGACTACAACACCAAGGACACCAAAAAAGAAATGGATCATGCAAGAGAACTTGCCTTAACGCGATTGCAAGATTCAGTAATCGAGAACCCATTCCGCCAGGAGCTCCGTTTGAATGAATTGGCACTTATGGGTATGGAAAAGGGGACCGAGAAATATAATGATTTAAAAAGTAAAATAAACAGTTTAAAAGAAAAAATTTCTGAGTTTGATAAGGCAAAGAATCAACTTTTAAATGGAACAGGAGAGATGCAGGCACGAGCTGCAGAATTCATTTTAATCTTAAATCCAACTGCAAATGTCCCAAGACCGACCATGACAATAGAGTCGATGACCATTACAAATGCAATTGCACAACAAGGTTATGACCCAACTAACAAACAGCCAGGCATACTTCCCGGAATCAACCTACCTGGGGCAAAAGTAACGGAAACAGAGGATGGACATTCTGCTAGACCAGGCAAAGAAAATTACTTTGCCGCGGATATTGCGGCTCCTTATGGATCTCCGTATAATCCGGTCGCCCCTGGGAAAGCAACGGTTCATGATAGCCGTAGTGGATATGGGAAATATGTGGAGGTAACACACGATTATGGTGTATCTACGATCTATGCCCACAATTCAGAATTTCTCATTCCATCGGGGACATCTGTAGATGTGGATCCAACAACGCCGATTGCTCGAGTTGGAAACACAGGACATACGCATTCAGACACTTATCCAATTGGGACCCCTACTTATGGTGGATCGCATATCCATTATGAAATCCGTATAAATGGAACCAAAGTTCCTATTAACTCCTTTGATTGGGAGAGATATAAAAACGAAGGCCAATCTTACGTAAACGAAGTTTGGGAAAATAGACCAAAATGA
- a CDS encoding SH3 domain-containing protein: protein MNKYSNILFFFCFSVLTCKESIDIKRNESKYKSESDILLLKRMPSLYDLSFIESKIDQPCYHFYQYFGLIGKPEITIKKGNEYCFFDFNGMKVSIETKYKGTDYWFIQLELNHIKSKIKKLLTIAIDLQKIRYITSTNHCYEYGYYTDKYSDNAPGWQYVPCGASKKLIFKAGILDKGELYCYQNYNDGLELEKQYKVNDLVYECGKFFSFEGNQIIEQENPNVTEKKYTCGNECFDFIPYLRKGEYLIRKPNTILRSKPTRKSEILAKYNTDDTLEVLEDVGNIEKISFQVAPWVRVRMFDGKEGFIYGALLKQEGEFWPPY, encoded by the coding sequence ATGAATAAGTATTCAAACATTCTATTTTTTTTCTGTTTCTCTGTATTAACATGCAAAGAATCAATAGATATAAAACGAAATGAGTCAAAATACAAATCAGAATCTGATATTCTCTTACTAAAAAGAATGCCAAGTCTTTACGACTTGTCCTTTATCGAAAGTAAAATTGACCAGCCTTGTTATCATTTTTATCAATATTTTGGATTAATTGGAAAACCCGAAATTACAATCAAGAAAGGCAATGAATATTGCTTTTTTGATTTCAACGGTATGAAAGTGAGTATTGAAACTAAATACAAAGGAACAGATTATTGGTTCATCCAATTAGAATTAAATCACATCAAATCAAAAATTAAAAAATTACTTACGATAGCAATTGATCTTCAGAAAATTCGCTATATAACATCAACAAACCATTGTTATGAATATGGATATTACACAGATAAATATTCAGATAATGCACCTGGATGGCAATATGTACCTTGTGGAGCGTCAAAAAAACTAATATTTAAGGCTGGAATATTAGATAAAGGAGAACTGTATTGTTATCAAAATTACAATGATGGGCTAGAACTCGAAAAACAATATAAAGTGAATGATCTTGTATATGAGTGTGGCAAATTTTTCAGTTTTGAAGGAAACCAAATTATAGAACAAGAAAATCCAAATGTGACAGAAAAAAAATATACTTGTGGGAACGAATGTTTTGATTTTATCCCATATTTAAGGAAGGGAGAGTATCTTATTCGAAAACCCAATACTATCTTGCGGAGCAAGCCAACTCGAAAGAGTGAAATTCTGGCTAAGTATAATACCGATGATACGTTGGAGGTACTCGAAGATGTTGGGAACATTGAAAAGATTTCCTTCCAAGTAGCACCTTGGGTTCGAGTCCGAATGTTTGATGGGAAGGAAGGCTTTATTTATGGTGCACTCTTAAAACAAGAAGGTGAATTTTGGCCGCCGTATTGA